The Pelosinus sp. IPA-1 genome contains a region encoding:
- a CDS encoding TRAP transporter large permease subunit has product MAYEHIPQNIAAGISSVTKNPIHVLMIINAFVLIVGFFMDLAASILILTPIFLPIAMSIGMDPVHFDIMLLLNLSIGLVHPPVGRALFVGCAIAKCSLESTVKVVLLFIPVLIAVLLLVAYVPAVTMTLPKMFMP; this is encoded by the coding sequence ATGGCTTATGAACATATCCCTCAAAATATTGCAGCAGGAATATCATCAGTTACAAAGAATCCTATACATGTACTGATGATTATTAATGCATTTGTACTAATTGTTGGATTCTTTATGGATCTAGCGGCTTCTATTTTGATTCTCACTCCTATCTTTTTACCTATAGCTATGAGTATTGGTATGGATCCTGTTCATTTTGATATTATGCTATTACTAAACTTATCAATTGGCTTGGTTCATCCGCCTGTAGGAAGGGCTTTGTTCGTTGGGTGTGCGATCGCAAAATGCAGTCTAGAAAGTACTGTAAAAGTGGTGCTCTTATTTATCCCGGTTTTGATCGCTGTCCTTTTGTTAGTAGCTTATGTTCCAGCAGTTACAATGACTTTGCCTAAAATGTTTATGCCCTAA
- a CDS encoding APC family permease: protein MIRIARRLLIGKPLHNKEIMHERLPKWKALSIFSSDALSSVAYGPEQALLVLVAAQGIVAYGYLSPVIIAVSVLLLIVVLSYVQVSRANPEGGGAYAIAKKNIGEFPALVAAGAVFADYVLTAAVSVAAGTAAIVSAFPALAGKEIGIDLAVLFFILMLVNLRGLRESSTAFVYPTYAFLLGMVVLICTGVYQAFTSDVALIPTASLEKQPMSMAMLYIVLRAFANGCSSMTGVEAIADSVPLFRKPEAKNAITTTYWMAGILVTMLGGVTFMMMHFHISPILEVTALSQLAERIFDRSFLYYYIQLTTMVVLYLAANTAYNGLPVLLSIVAKDGYLPRYLSSRGERLTFSNGIIVITVSAAALIVAYGGQLDHLIALYAIGVFISFTIAQCSMVVHWKRERGRGWLVRAIVNGIGALATGLVVFIITLTKFSHGAWAVLVFIPLMVFIFKKIRAHYDDMAEQLHLPLDVKLENDDEAVGRNFVIVPISSPTRVVYESLKFAKTLSKDIIVLHIAKDDESAARVQVKWEEWNPGMDLEIIQSPYRLTIQPLLDYVEELKKKKNPEDYITVVIPEFETRKWWHRLLHNQTGWILHAMLVIKENVSVTTIPYHLNK from the coding sequence TTGATTCGAATTGCCCGCCGCCTTCTTATTGGAAAGCCGCTTCATAATAAAGAAATCATGCATGAGCGGCTGCCCAAATGGAAAGCCTTGTCTATTTTCTCATCTGACGCATTATCATCCGTTGCATATGGGCCAGAGCAGGCCCTACTCGTATTAGTGGCGGCGCAAGGGATTGTTGCATATGGCTATTTGTCCCCTGTTATTATCGCAGTATCCGTTCTTTTGCTTATTGTAGTATTATCTTATGTCCAAGTTTCCAGGGCAAATCCTGAAGGCGGAGGCGCCTACGCTATTGCAAAGAAAAATATTGGTGAATTTCCAGCCTTAGTTGCTGCAGGAGCCGTTTTCGCTGATTATGTATTAACGGCGGCAGTTAGTGTTGCTGCTGGTACAGCTGCGATCGTATCGGCTTTTCCTGCTTTAGCGGGGAAGGAAATAGGAATTGATTTAGCAGTCTTATTCTTTATTCTTATGTTGGTTAATTTACGAGGTTTGCGTGAATCTTCGACTGCATTTGTGTATCCTACCTATGCCTTTCTGCTGGGGATGGTAGTGCTAATCTGTACTGGAGTTTACCAAGCTTTTACTAGTGATGTCGCCCTCATCCCAACAGCATCATTGGAAAAACAGCCTATGAGTATGGCCATGTTATATATTGTTCTGAGGGCTTTTGCCAATGGTTGTAGCTCTATGACGGGGGTAGAAGCAATTGCTGATAGTGTGCCCTTGTTTAGAAAGCCAGAAGCGAAAAATGCCATTACGACAACTTATTGGATGGCAGGGATCTTAGTTACTATGCTTGGCGGCGTTACCTTCATGATGATGCATTTTCACATAAGCCCGATTCTAGAGGTTACCGCCCTATCTCAGCTTGCTGAACGTATTTTCGACCGGTCATTTTTATATTATTACATACAACTTACAACCATGGTAGTATTATATTTGGCAGCGAATACAGCATACAATGGTTTGCCAGTACTGCTATCAATTGTTGCGAAAGATGGGTACTTACCAAGGTACCTTAGCTCCCGGGGTGAACGCCTAACTTTCTCTAATGGGATTATCGTGATCACTGTTTCGGCAGCAGCTCTTATCGTTGCCTACGGCGGACAATTAGATCATTTGATCGCATTATACGCGATTGGTGTTTTTATTTCCTTTACCATAGCCCAATGCAGCATGGTAGTGCATTGGAAAAGGGAAAGGGGAAGAGGTTGGTTAGTGCGAGCAATTGTAAATGGTATTGGGGCTTTAGCAACTGGTTTGGTAGTTTTCATCATAACGTTAACCAAATTTAGTCATGGTGCCTGGGCAGTATTAGTCTTTATTCCATTAATGGTTTTTATTTTCAAAAAAATTCGGGCCCACTATGACGATATGGCAGAACAATTACATCTGCCTTTAGACGTTAAACTAGAAAATGATGATGAGGCAGTCGGAAGAAACTTTGTCATTGTGCCTATTTCCTCCCCAACGCGTGTAGTTTATGAATCCCTTAAATTTGCAAAAACGCTTAGTAAGGATATCATTGTCTTACATATTGCAAAAGATGATGAAAGTGCAGCGAGAGTACAAGTAAAGTGGGAAGAGTGGAATCCTGGCATGGATTTGGAAATCATTCAATCGCCTTATCGCCTTACGATCCAGCCACTCCTGGATTATGTGGAAGAGTTAAAGAAGAAGAAAAATCCTGAAGATTATATTACTGTTGTCATTCCCGAATTCGAAACGAGAAAATGGTGGCACAGACTGCTGCATAATCAGACAGGTTGGATTCTACATGCTATGTTAGTTATAAAGGAAAATGTAAGTGTGACGACCATTCCCTATCACTTAAACAAGTAA
- a CDS encoding ATP-binding protein, translated as MFHKLRLQLTLINLVIIAALFLILTIGTYFFAESQMKTHTEDFTRKIIFDIQAGIIKDIPLNGPINREDRPPNGEQRPSFPPPPGPRPDHPLIFFVKTGPSSEIFFESSTQPLEPSQLSALVEKTLDKVETTGTITSQDIYYYYCKVPLQNQPGMLLLFQNFQREKELLRSLVTALLFIGFICLLLSLGGSLYMANRAIIPIRNAWEQQKCFLADVSHELRTPLTIMQTNLEIVFDNQGETVASQYKWLHNIKEESDAMAKLVNSLLFLARADSKQPLIEKKHFSLSEAITRSLASLSPLAATKDLKLHVLVNPDIYCYGDEGTIRQVITILFDNAIRHTPASGQISLHLQQISKNIILTFSDTGEGIPPKHLGKIFDRFYQVDTSRFKGGTGLGLSIAKLIIEAHNGTIQVTSEPMVKTEFLITLPIS; from the coding sequence ATGTTTCATAAACTACGTTTACAGCTTACACTTATTAATTTGGTGATCATTGCCGCACTTTTCTTAATCTTAACCATAGGGACTTATTTTTTTGCTGAAAGTCAAATGAAGACCCATACAGAAGATTTTACTAGAAAAATAATCTTTGATATCCAAGCTGGTATTATTAAAGATATCCCCCTTAATGGTCCAATTAATCGGGAAGATCGCCCACCAAATGGTGAGCAACGCCCTTCTTTTCCCCCGCCACCAGGCCCTCGACCAGACCATCCACTCATTTTCTTTGTTAAAACTGGTCCTAGCAGCGAGATTTTTTTTGAATCTTCTACACAACCCTTAGAACCTAGCCAATTGTCTGCTCTTGTGGAAAAAACCTTAGATAAGGTAGAGACAACAGGCACTATTACTTCTCAAGACATTTATTACTATTATTGTAAAGTTCCTCTTCAGAACCAACCTGGAATGCTGCTGCTTTTCCAAAACTTTCAGCGGGAAAAAGAATTACTTCGCAGCCTTGTGACTGCCTTACTTTTCATTGGTTTCATATGCCTCCTCTTATCTCTAGGTGGAAGTCTTTATATGGCGAATCGCGCTATAATTCCTATTCGTAATGCGTGGGAGCAGCAAAAATGCTTTTTAGCAGATGTTTCTCATGAACTGCGTACCCCCCTAACCATCATGCAAACTAATTTAGAAATTGTCTTCGATAACCAAGGAGAAACGGTCGCAAGTCAGTATAAATGGTTACATAATATTAAAGAAGAATCGGATGCTATGGCCAAATTGGTAAATTCCTTACTCTTTCTTGCGCGTGCCGATTCTAAGCAACCGCTAATCGAAAAGAAGCACTTTTCTCTAAGTGAAGCGATAACACGTTCATTAGCATCACTCAGTCCTTTAGCTGCTACCAAAGATCTGAAACTTCATGTTTTAGTTAATCCAGATATTTATTGTTATGGCGATGAAGGAACCATCAGGCAAGTAATAACTATTTTATTTGATAATGCGATTCGTCATACCCCAGCAAGTGGGCAAATTTCTCTGCATTTACAACAAATTTCCAAAAATATCATTCTCACTTTTTCCGATACTGGCGAAGGAATTCCCCCAAAACACCTAGGGAAGATTTTTGATCGTTTCTATCAAGTAGATACATCTCGTTTTAAAGGCGGTACAGGATTAGGGTTATCGATTGCCAAATTGATTATCGAAGCACATAACGGTACTATCCAGGTCACCAGTGAACCTATGGTAAAAACGGAATTTCTCATAACTTTGCCCATATCCTAA
- a CDS encoding response regulator transcription factor, translated as MKLLLIEDEHRLADALSYLLKKSGYDTDIASDGETGIEMALTGIYDIIILDRMLPKLDGISILQEFRHEGFATPVLFLTAKDTLKDRVQGLDAGADDYLVKPFSSEELLARLRALSRRKNKELVSAKITIPEMMFDPLRGEVTKENEIIQLSVKESLLLELLMSNLGQVITKERIFEKIWGYYSGTEIANVDLYIHYLRKKLNTTSIRTVRGVGYFFEDKQYVS; from the coding sequence ATGAAGCTATTACTCATCGAAGATGAACATCGCTTGGCTGATGCGTTATCCTATTTGCTGAAAAAGAGTGGTTACGATACTGATATTGCCTCGGATGGAGAAACAGGTATTGAAATGGCCTTAACTGGCATCTATGATATAATCATTCTTGATCGAATGCTTCCTAAGCTAGATGGTATCTCGATCTTACAGGAATTTCGTCATGAAGGTTTTGCTACTCCCGTCTTATTTCTCACAGCGAAGGATACTCTTAAGGATCGTGTCCAAGGTTTAGATGCTGGAGCAGACGATTATCTAGTCAAACCTTTTTCTTCTGAAGAATTACTTGCTAGATTGCGGGCACTTAGCAGAAGAAAAAACAAAGAACTCGTTAGTGCCAAGATTACAATTCCAGAAATGATGTTTGACCCTTTACGTGGTGAAGTAACAAAAGAAAATGAAATTATTCAACTTAGCGTCAAGGAATCACTTTTATTGGAACTTTTAATGTCAAATTTAGGACAAGTTATTACCAAGGAACGTATCTTTGAAAAAATTTGGGGCTACTATTCCGGTACTGAAATTGCGAACGTGGATCTTTATATTCATTATTTAAGAAAGAAGCTCAATACTACTTCGATTAGAACCGTACGTGGTGTAGGTTATTTCTTTGAGGATAAACAATATGTTTCATAA
- the zwf gene encoding glucose-6-phosphate dehydrogenase — MLRDVKIGPTVIVIFGASGDLTRRKIIPAIYNLFIDGWLPETFSIVGVARTASTDEAFCHQLREGVDTFSRRGKAKEEEWSKFASAIKYMAADYNDRQTYLSLLEDLDAGWRQSANKIFYLATPPTLFTVIVEQLGQLKAFRGEKNYRIVIEKPFGKDLESARALNQSLTEVFDEAQIYRIDHYLGKETVQNILAFRFANAMWEPIWNRSYIDHVQITVAEKVGVGRRGGYYEGAGALRDMVQNHLLQVMCLVAMEPPTSFQADEIRNKRVDVLSAIRPIEKDEVEKFAVRGQYDRGVVDDQPVPAYREEENVAEDSGKETFVAMKLYIDNWRWQGVPFYLRTGKHLPGRVSEISLQFRPVPHHPFSDSVTPANRLAIQIEPKEGIMLRTQAKEPGLGMKIKPVEMHYTYQEVFKSASPEAYETLLLDVVRGDPSLFMRNDQVEMAWSVLGSVLEIWENSIPVDFPNYAPGEWGPKGAEDLITRDGRSWLVPACLESNRKDGICP, encoded by the coding sequence ATGTTACGCGATGTAAAGATAGGTCCTACTGTTATTGTTATTTTTGGTGCATCTGGTGACTTAACCCGAAGAAAAATCATACCAGCTATTTATAATTTATTTATTGATGGCTGGTTGCCAGAAACGTTCTCTATCGTGGGAGTAGCACGTACAGCTTCCACAGATGAGGCCTTTTGTCATCAATTACGTGAAGGTGTGGATACCTTTTCCCGGAGGGGGAAAGCAAAAGAGGAGGAGTGGAGTAAATTTGCCTCAGCTATAAAATATATGGCAGCTGATTATAATGACAGGCAAACCTATCTTTCTCTTTTAGAAGATCTGGATGCAGGGTGGCGGCAGTCAGCCAATAAAATATTTTATCTTGCTACACCGCCCACCTTATTTACCGTCATTGTAGAGCAATTGGGACAGCTCAAAGCATTCCGTGGAGAAAAAAACTATCGTATTGTCATTGAAAAACCATTTGGCAAAGATTTAGAGTCAGCTCGTGCCTTGAATCAATCATTAACAGAAGTTTTTGATGAAGCCCAAATTTACCGGATTGATCACTATTTAGGAAAAGAGACAGTACAAAACATTTTAGCCTTCCGTTTTGCAAATGCCATGTGGGAACCTATTTGGAACCGTAGTTATATTGATCATGTTCAGATAACCGTAGCTGAAAAAGTGGGAGTTGGCAGGCGGGGGGGTTATTATGAGGGGGCAGGAGCCTTGCGTGATATGGTTCAAAATCACTTGCTGCAAGTAATGTGTCTGGTGGCAATGGAACCTCCTACTTCCTTTCAGGCAGATGAAATTCGTAATAAGAGGGTTGATGTACTAAGTGCCATTCGTCCAATTGAAAAGGATGAGGTAGAAAAATTTGCTGTGCGGGGACAGTACGATAGGGGCGTTGTGGATGATCAGCCCGTTCCCGCTTATCGGGAAGAAGAAAATGTGGCAGAGGATTCTGGGAAGGAAACTTTTGTGGCCATGAAATTATACATTGACAATTGGCGCTGGCAGGGAGTACCTTTTTATTTGCGAACTGGTAAGCACTTGCCAGGCCGTGTTTCCGAAATCTCACTACAGTTTCGTCCCGTTCCCCATCATCCCTTTTCGGACAGCGTCACTCCTGCTAATCGTCTTGCGATTCAAATTGAACCGAAAGAAGGTATTATGCTGCGTACCCAGGCAAAGGAACCTGGACTTGGCATGAAAATAAAACCGGTAGAAATGCATTATACATATCAAGAGGTTTTTAAATCTGCCTCTCCGGAAGCGTATGAAACCTTGCTGTTAGATGTGGTTCGTGGAGATCCTAGCTTATTTATGAGAAATGATCAAGTAGAAATGGCTTGGTCTGTCTTAGGTTCCGTGCTAGAAATTTGGGAGAATTCGATACCCGTTGATTTCCCGAATTATGCCCCTGGCGAATGGGGACCTAAAGGAGCAGAAGATTTAATTACACGGGATGGAAGAAGCTGGTTAGTGCCTGCATGTTTGGAATCCAATAGAAAGGATGGAATATGCCCATGA
- the pgl gene encoding 6-phosphogluconolactonase gives MIRIYDDVDALGLGVAELFVEKACKAVKERGRFTLSLAGGETPRRIYEMLGKAPYNHLIPWEKVHVYWGDERYVSANDSQSNQGMARKALLERVSIPPEQIYPIVCESTPQQTAEDYEKVITANFYGQTPAFDFIFLGLGADGHTASLFPFTSVLNEKDRWVGHVHLLDLDSHRVTLTAPLINHGVTIVFMVTGAAKAEIVREVLEGPKDIQRLPSQLIAPQNGELYWMLDQAAGKLLQKNKEDLIQMEF, from the coding sequence ATGATTAGGATTTATGATGATGTAGATGCACTCGGGTTAGGAGTCGCTGAATTATTCGTAGAAAAGGCATGTAAAGCAGTAAAAGAGCGGGGGCGATTTACCCTCTCACTAGCGGGTGGGGAAACACCACGGCGAATTTACGAGATGCTAGGTAAAGCGCCCTACAATCATCTCATTCCCTGGGAAAAGGTTCATGTGTATTGGGGAGATGAAAGGTATGTATCAGCCAATGACAGCCAAAGTAATCAAGGTATGGCCCGTAAAGCTTTATTAGAGCGTGTATCCATTCCCCCCGAACAGATTTACCCTATTGTTTGCGAATCAACTCCTCAGCAGACAGCAGAGGATTATGAAAAGGTCATTACTGCCAATTTCTATGGACAGACTCCAGCTTTTGATTTTATCTTCCTCGGTTTAGGGGCGGATGGCCATACAGCCTCTTTATTCCCGTTTACTTCTGTACTAAATGAGAAAGACCGCTGGGTTGGCCATGTGCATCTACTTGACTTAGATAGCCATCGCGTGACTTTGACAGCTCCTCTGATTAATCATGGGGTAACTATCGTATTCATGGTAACTGGTGCCGCTAAAGCCGAAATTGTTCGAGAAGTACTTGAAGGACCTAAGGATATTCAACGATTACCCTCTCAACTGATTGCACCGCAAAATGGTGAGTTATATTGGATGCTAGATCAAGCTGCAGGTAAGTTGTTACAAAAAAATAAAGAAGACTTGATTCAGATGGAGTTTTAA
- a CDS encoding 2-oxoacid:ferredoxin oxidoreductase subunit beta codes for MAAHDINLPYVPTWCAGCGDYGIFMALKKAMTSLNLDLEQTVLATGIGCSSKIGQYMNTYRIETLHGRSLPVATGVKLANHNLTVIAEGGDGDGMGLGMGHFVHTARRNIDITYFIHNNQIYGLTKGQSSPTSDLGAVTKFTPAPLGNVEHPINIVKMALNVGATFVARAFVGNSTQLVSLMEQAISHPGFAVIDILQPCVSFNHTNTYQWYQQRVKPIEEMEGYDPADLEKALTFAGLWGEQIPIGLYYQTLRPTFQDSLPQLSHQPLAKQKIDNIDITNLMQKLY; via the coding sequence ATGGCTGCTCATGATATTAATCTGCCTTATGTCCCTACTTGGTGTGCCGGCTGTGGTGACTATGGAATTTTTATGGCACTCAAGAAAGCTATGACTTCCCTAAACCTTGACTTAGAGCAAACTGTGTTAGCAACGGGAATTGGCTGCTCTAGTAAAATTGGCCAATACATGAATACTTACCGAATTGAAACATTACATGGACGGTCTTTACCTGTAGCAACTGGGGTTAAATTAGCCAATCATAATCTTACTGTAATCGCAGAAGGCGGTGACGGTGATGGCATGGGCCTTGGCATGGGACATTTTGTCCATACGGCAAGGCGTAATATAGATATAACCTATTTTATTCATAACAATCAAATCTATGGTTTGACAAAAGGACAGTCATCCCCCACAAGTGACTTAGGAGCAGTAACAAAATTCACTCCCGCCCCCCTTGGCAACGTCGAGCATCCTATTAATATCGTAAAGATGGCCTTAAATGTAGGGGCTACTTTTGTTGCTCGGGCTTTTGTTGGCAATAGCACTCAGCTGGTTTCCCTTATGGAACAGGCCATTTCCCATCCAGGTTTTGCAGTGATTGATATCCTGCAACCTTGTGTCTCTTTTAATCACACCAATACCTATCAGTGGTATCAACAGCGTGTAAAACCCATTGAAGAAATGGAAGGGTATGATCCTGCTGATTTAGAAAAAGCACTAACCTTTGCTGGATTATGGGGTGAGCAAATTCCCATAGGCCTATATTATCAAACTTTGCGCCCCACTTTTCAAGATTCACTGCCCCAACTCTCTCACCAGCCTTTGGCCAAACAAAAAATTGATAATATTGATATCACAAACCTCATGCAAAAACTGTACTAA
- a CDS encoding 2-oxoacid:acceptor oxidoreductase subunit alpha — MNKSYYTCLFGGEAGYGVMSAGSIIAKGANRSGLWSFVVNEYPSLIQGGLNSCLVRLSDKPITAYEETIDFLGLFSQQAFDCYADKLNPGAIVLYDATTTKIDATKVPEGTLLCPVALASSIPKGGAKIMINSAMLGAFAAFTGYPKQILIDVMKTEFHNEKIQQENIQILDEVYHLVMETLSSSKTFPFPFEPKAEPKMLINGNEAISIAAIKAGCKFSAGYPMTPGSSVLSYLADHGAEYGLVFKQAEDEIAAINMLIGASFAGTRAIGSTSGGGFALMVEALGFAAQAEIPLVMVNAQRGGPSTGLPTRTAQADLNFVVHASQGEFPRIVLAPGDIEECFYETFRIFNLADTYQVPCIILTDKFLADSSVSQLPFATESLTIERGKLFEAKEQPYLRYENTPDGISARAIPGQVGGRHIATSYTHGEDGFYSSGNKEYALNEPMVTVNSMDKLYNKLPAMEKEIPAIKFYGPPNADLTIIAWGSTKGAILEAMELAASQNISVNFLQILYISPFPITATELVLQQAKKTLLIEGNKTAQLGSILRANTGHKTDYTFLKYNSRAFLPSEILAKIKEVLF; from the coding sequence ATGAACAAAAGCTATTATACTTGCCTCTTTGGCGGTGAAGCAGGTTATGGAGTGATGAGTGCTGGCTCCATCATTGCTAAAGGAGCAAATCGTAGTGGATTGTGGTCTTTTGTAGTAAATGAATATCCATCCTTGATCCAAGGCGGATTGAATTCTTGTTTAGTACGTTTATCAGATAAGCCAATAACAGCTTATGAAGAAACCATTGATTTCTTAGGGTTATTTTCTCAGCAAGCTTTTGACTGTTATGCTGATAAACTAAACCCAGGTGCTATTGTACTATATGATGCCACCACAACAAAAATAGATGCAACAAAGGTCCCAGAGGGAACCTTGTTATGTCCTGTAGCTTTAGCAAGCTCTATTCCCAAGGGCGGAGCAAAAATCATGATAAATAGTGCCATGTTAGGTGCTTTTGCAGCTTTCACAGGATATCCAAAACAGATACTCATTGACGTAATGAAAACTGAGTTTCACAATGAAAAAATACAACAAGAAAACATTCAAATTTTAGATGAAGTCTATCATCTTGTGATGGAAACCTTGTCTAGTTCCAAAACCTTTCCTTTCCCTTTTGAACCAAAAGCCGAACCAAAAATGTTGATTAACGGCAATGAAGCCATTTCTATAGCAGCTATTAAAGCAGGATGCAAATTTTCCGCTGGCTATCCAATGACACCAGGTTCTAGTGTCCTAAGCTATTTAGCGGATCATGGTGCCGAGTATGGTTTAGTATTTAAGCAGGCAGAAGATGAAATAGCCGCGATTAATATGTTAATTGGTGCCTCTTTTGCTGGTACACGAGCCATAGGTTCCACCAGTGGTGGTGGTTTCGCCTTAATGGTAGAAGCGTTAGGCTTTGCTGCACAAGCGGAAATACCTCTAGTAATGGTAAATGCCCAACGTGGTGGTCCTAGCACAGGATTACCCACCAGAACGGCGCAAGCTGACTTAAATTTTGTTGTCCACGCCTCTCAAGGCGAGTTTCCTCGGATCGTCTTAGCCCCTGGTGATATTGAAGAATGTTTTTATGAAACCTTTCGCATCTTTAACTTAGCAGATACATATCAAGTGCCTTGCATCATCTTGACAGATAAATTTTTAGCTGATTCCTCTGTTTCTCAACTTCCATTTGCCACCGAAAGTTTGACGATAGAGCGTGGTAAGCTTTTTGAAGCCAAAGAGCAGCCTTATCTTCGCTACGAAAACACTCCCGATGGAATTTCAGCTCGGGCTATCCCAGGTCAGGTAGGTGGACGCCATATTGCCACTAGCTATACCCACGGAGAAGATGGGTTTTACAGCTCGGGGAATAAAGAATATGCCCTTAATGAGCCAATGGTAACAGTCAATAGTATGGATAAGTTATATAACAAGCTACCTGCGATGGAAAAAGAAATACCGGCTATTAAATTCTATGGTCCTCCAAATGCTGACCTAACAATTATTGCTTGGGGCTCAACTAAAGGCGCTATTTTAGAAGCTATGGAACTGGCCGCGAGTCAAAATATTTCCGTTAACTTCTTACAAATTTTATACATATCTCCTTTCCCTATCACTGCTACTGAACTAGTCTTACAACAAGCAAAGAAAACCCTGCTAATTGAAGGCAATAAGACAGCCCAGCTTGGTAGCATTCTTCGGGCGAATACTGGGCATAAAACAGATTATACTTTTCTAAAATATAATTCTCGTGCCTTTCTTCCTTCTGAAATTCTGGCAAAAATCAAGGAGGTGCTTTTCTAA
- the upp gene encoding uracil phosphoribosyltransferase: MNVKVIDHPLIQHKLSLIRNIHTGTKEFRELLEEISMLMAFEITRDLPLEDVEIETPVAKCTCKMLSGKKLGIVPILRAGLGMTNGVVKLIPAVKVGHIGLYRDPKTLMPVEYYCKLPSDVAERDFILIDPMLATGNSLAASIDILKNKGAKNIKCMCLVASPEGIKLINDSHPDVDIYVAAVDEKLNDHGYIVPGLGDAGDRIFGTK; this comes from the coding sequence ATGAATGTTAAAGTGATTGATCATCCGTTAATTCAACACAAATTATCCCTAATACGCAATATACATACAGGAACCAAAGAATTCCGCGAATTATTAGAAGAAATCTCAATGTTAATGGCATTTGAAATTACTCGAGATTTACCACTAGAAGATGTTGAAATCGAAACCCCAGTTGCCAAATGTACTTGTAAAATGTTATCAGGTAAAAAATTGGGTATTGTTCCCATCTTGCGAGCTGGTCTGGGTATGACAAATGGAGTAGTAAAACTTATTCCTGCTGTTAAAGTTGGGCATATTGGCCTCTATCGGGATCCAAAAACATTAATGCCAGTAGAATATTACTGCAAATTACCAAGTGATGTAGCAGAAAGAGATTTTATCTTAATTGATCCGATGCTTGCCACTGGTAATTCCTTAGCAGCATCGATTGATATTCTTAAAAATAAAGGTGCAAAAAACATTAAATGCATGTGCTTAGTTGCTTCTCCAGAAGGGATTAAATTGATTAACGACTCCCACCCTGATGTTGACATCTATGTAGCTGCTGTGGATGAAAAATTAAATGATCACGGTTATATTGTTCCTGGCCTAGGAGATGCGGGTGACCGTATTTTTGGCACAAAGTAG
- the splB gene encoding spore photoproduct lyase: protein MSHIFVPKRVFFEPKALDYPKGKEIYERLQDMKVPISFTGSHNRVTGIPGKTTQEAYQEAKSTLVVGVRKKLDFAGCKPSAHYQLPLTTSCSSMCEYCYLATTLGKKPYLRVYVNIDEILDQASHYMKERAPEVTWFEGAATSDPIPTEYLTGLLYKTIEFFGAEPLGRFRFVTKHDQVDSLLTAKHQGHTRFRFSINAAKIIEKYEHKTPSLSQRVTAAAKVAIHGYPIGFIIAPIFYYPGWEADYHELVKELDIQLPHEVRKDVTFELISHRFTTKAKRNILEIFPQTTLPLEEEERKYKYGQFGYGKYVYQSETMKDMKTYMQKEIQNYFPQAQIDYFV from the coding sequence ATGAGCCATATATTTGTTCCGAAAAGGGTTTTTTTTGAACCAAAGGCTTTGGATTATCCCAAGGGAAAAGAAATATATGAACGGTTACAAGATATGAAGGTGCCTATTTCATTTACAGGTTCTCATAATCGAGTTACTGGCATACCTGGAAAAACCACTCAGGAGGCATACCAAGAGGCTAAAAGTACCTTAGTGGTGGGGGTTAGGAAGAAGTTAGATTTTGCTGGATGCAAGCCCTCGGCCCACTATCAACTGCCGTTAACGACGAGCTGTTCTAGCATGTGTGAATACTGTTATTTAGCAACTACTCTAGGTAAAAAACCATACCTTAGAGTCTATGTAAATATTGATGAGATATTGGATCAGGCATCTCACTATATGAAGGAGCGTGCACCAGAGGTAACTTGGTTTGAAGGGGCTGCTACTTCTGATCCCATTCCTACAGAGTATTTAACAGGACTACTATATAAAACAATTGAGTTTTTTGGTGCAGAGCCTTTAGGACGTTTCCGTTTTGTTACTAAGCATGATCAGGTGGATTCTCTATTAACAGCTAAGCATCAAGGACACACACGATTTCGCTTCAGTATAAACGCTGCAAAGATTATCGAAAAATATGAGCATAAAACACCATCCCTTAGCCAAAGAGTTACTGCTGCTGCCAAAGTAGCAATTCATGGCTATCCCATTGGTTTTATTATTGCACCTATTTTTTATTATCCAGGTTGGGAAGCCGATTATCATGAGTTAGTAAAAGAGTTAGATATACAGCTTCCCCATGAAGTACGTAAAGATGTTACCTTCGAATTAATATCTCATCGATTTACAACCAAGGCAAAAAGAAACATTCTAGAAATATTTCCGCAAACGACCTTGCCTTTAGAGGAAGAAGAACGCAAGTATAAGTACGGACAATTTGGCTATGGTAAGTATGTTTATCAAAGTGAGACCATGAAGGACATGAAAACATATATGCAAAAGGAAATACAGAACTATTTTCCCCAAGCTCAAATCGATTATTTTGTATAA